From a single Lytechinus variegatus isolate NC3 chromosome 9, Lvar_3.0, whole genome shotgun sequence genomic region:
- the LOC121421307 gene encoding Rieske domain-containing protein-like, whose product MPGSLSLSPQQRFLENFMKLGTHVDAEKPNFMCENDGRLYFRVDSVKFEDLYDWSNPDHKWRSHRVSGRQLRRSNSMPTGSLVELNEEGIALFRFKNLLFAIKEKCPHLGGPLHMGDIEVLPDMSICVKCPWHKWRIDLTSGEVKSPKGRTEVSSVTFPTKIDDNGTIFIGFQNFSGKYFSGDADF is encoded by the exons ATGCCTGGATCATTGAGTTTATCACCACAGCAGCGGTTTCTTGAGAATTTTATGAAGCTTGGCACTCATGTGGATGCAgaaaaacctaatttcatgtgcGAAAACGACGGTAGATTATACTTTCGTGTGGACTCCGTGAAATTCGAAG ACCTCTACGATTGGTCAAACCCCGATCACAAATGGAGGAGTCATCGGGTTAGCGGTCGTCAGTTGAGACGATCAAACAGTATGCCGACTGGGAGTCTGGTGGAGCTCAACGAGGAGGGCATCGCACTCTTCCGCTTCAAGAATCTGCTGTTTGCCATCAAGGAGAAGTGCCCACATTTAG GGGGACCCCTTCACATGGGTGATATCGAGGTCTTACCGGACATGTCCATCTGTGTGAAGTGTCCCTGGCATAAATGGCGCATTGACCTGACCTCCGGAGAGGTCAAATCACCAAAAGGTCGCACAGAGGTCAGCTCGGTGACCTTTCCCACCAAGATTGATGATAACGGGACCATCTTCATCGGGTTCCAGAACTTCAGCGGGAAATATTTCTCAGGTGATGCTGACTTTTAA